In one window of Oryzias melastigma strain HK-1 linkage group LG5, ASM292280v2, whole genome shotgun sequence DNA:
- the ngfb gene encoding nerve growth factor translates to MRSSMLVLLLFLSGQAVAAITRGSSRAATANQNPDSIPIVDPKLFTKRRYHSPRVLFSSHPPDAEPSEPQRANRRSRRQAEEPRQEHRGEYSVCDSVSVWVGNKTKATDILGHEVTVLPDVNINNVKKKQYFFETTCNSPHSGRSSCLGIDARHWNSYCTNSHTFVRALTSFKNLVAWRLIRINVACVCVLSRKSWRP, encoded by the coding sequence ATGAGGTCGTCCATGCTGGTCCTGTTGCTCTTCCTGAGTGGCCAGGCCGTGGCCGCCATCACCCGGGGGTCATCCAGAGCCGCAACGGCAAACCAAAACCCCGACTCCATCCCCATCGTGGACCCGAAGCTCTTCACCAAGCGCAGATACCACTCACCCAGAGTGCTTTTCAGCTCTCACCCTCCTGATGCAGAACCATCAGAGCCACAAAGAGCCAACAGGAGGAGCCGCAGGCAAGCGGAGGAGCCGCGGCAGGAGCACCGGGGAGAATACTCGGTGTGTGACAGTGTTAGCGTCTGGGTGGGCAACAAGACCAAAGCCACGGACATCCTAGGCCACGAAGTCACGGTTCTCCCCGACGTGAACATCAACAATGTCAAAAAGAAGCAGTACTTCTTTGAGACCACGTGTAACAGCCCTCACTCGGGAAGGTCGAGCTGTTTAGGAATCGATGCGAGACACTGGAACTCCTACTGCACCAACTCGCACACCTTCGTCCGGGCGCTCACTTCATTCAAGAACCTGGTGGCGTGGAGGCTCATACGCATCAACGTGGCATGCGTGTGTGTGCTCAGCCGCAAGTCCTGGCGGCCATGA